One segment of Triticum aestivum cultivar Chinese Spring chromosome 2A, IWGSC CS RefSeq v2.1, whole genome shotgun sequence DNA contains the following:
- the LOC123190581 gene encoding organic cation/carnitine transporter 4, translating to MSTEALLAAQGGGGGGGGVASRRLSIDEALAEHAGELGRWQLRHFVLVSAAWALEALHTMVIIFADREPAMRCPAGDGRCGDRCAGAAAGWEWAQGSASSTVAEWGLVCGERYKVGLVQAVFFAGCMIGAGVFGHLSDSFLGRKGSLQVVCFLNALFGLLTALAPTYRVYVVLRLLTGFSTGSIGLCAFVLATEPIGPSRRGTAGMSSFYFFSGGIAALAGVAAMFQSSWRLLYVVTSLPSLVFVLAVMPFISESPRWYLVRRRVDDAMRVLRDIAATNGRRIPDGVTLKLDDEGDDVDGGKQIEESSPSSSGSILDVFRSRTTRARLVLSVLINLLCSVVYYGLSLNVVNLKTNLYVSVAVNSIAEMPAYLLTALLLDHFGRKPLGIGTMLLSGVFCIAGSLIAGVGAMRVVRMVCGVVGIFGMAATYNLLFIYTAELFPTVVRNAALGCTSQASQMGAILAPMVVVLGERVPFAVFGVSGIIGGLLVFYLPETMNKPLYDTMAGLEEGEKTPLK from the exons ATGTCCACCGAGGCGCTGCTGGCCgcccaaggcggcggcggcggcggagggggagTGGCGAGCCGGCGGCTGAGCATCGACGAGGCGCTGGCGGAGCACGCGGGGGAGTTGGGGCGGTGGCAGCTGCGGCACTTCGTGCTGGTGTCGGCGGCGTGGGCGCTGGAGGCGCTGCACACCATGGTCATCATCTTCGCGGACCGGGAGCCGGCCATGCGGTGCCCCGCGGGGGACGGGCGGTGCGGCGACCGGTGCGCCGGCGCGGCGGCCGGGTGGGAGTGGGCGCAGGGGAGCGCGTCGTCGACGGTGGCCGAGTGGGGCCTGGTCTGCGGCGAGCGGTACAAGGTCGGCCTCGTCCAGGCCGTCTTCTTCGCCGGGTGCATGATCG GCGCGGGCGTGTTCGGGCACCTGTCAGACTCGTTCCTGGGCCGGAAGGGCTCCCTCCAGGTGGTCTGCTTCCTCAACGCGCTCTTCGGTCTGCTCACCGCGCTCGCCCCCACCTACAGGGTCTACGTTGTCCTCCGCCTCCTCACGGGCTTTAGCACCGGCAGCATCGGCCTCTGCGCCTTCGTCCTCGCCACGGAGCCCATCGGGCCCTCCCGCCGCGGCACCGCCGGCATGTCCAGCTTCTACTTCTTCTCCGGCGGCATCGCGGCGCTCGCCGGCGTCGCCGCCATGTTCCAGTCCTCCTGGCGCCTCCTCTACGTCGTCACCTCCCTCCCCTCCCTCGTCTTCGTGCTCGCCGTCATGCCGTTCATCTCCGAGTCGCCGCGCTGGTACCTCGTGCGACGGCGCGTTGACGATGCCATGCGCGTCTTGCGCGACATTGCAGCCACCAACGGCCGGCGTATCCCGGACGGCGTAACGCTTAAGCTCGATGATGAGGGAGATGATGTCGACGGCGGCAAGCAGATCGAGgagtcgtcgccgtcgtcgtcggggTCGATCCTGGACGTGTTCCGGTCGAGGACGACGCGGGCCAGGCTGGTGCTGTCTGTGCTCATCAACCTGCTCTGCTCGGTGGTGTACTACGGGCTGAGCCTCAACGTGGTCAACCTCAAGACCAACCTCTACGTCAGCGTCGCCGTGAACTCCATCGCCGAGATGCCCGCCTACCTGCTCACCGCGTTGCTCCTCGACCACTTCGGCCGGAAGCCACTCGGCATCGGCACCATGCTTCTCAGCGGCGTCTTCTGCATCGCCGGCAGCCTCATCGCCGGCGTCGGTGCCATGAG GGTGGTGAGGATGGTATGCGGCGTGGTGGGCATCTTTGGCATGGCGGCGACGTACAACTTGTTGTTCATATACACGGCGGAGCTGTTCCCCACGGTGGTGCGGAATGCGGCACTAGGGTGCACGTCGCAGGCATCGCAGATGGGTGCCATACTGGCGCCCATGGTGGTCGTGCTCGGGGAACGGGTGCCGTTCGCAGTGTTCGGCGTGTCGGGGATCATCGGCGGGCTGTTGGTGTTCTACCTCCCGGAGACGATGAACAAGCCCTTGTACGACACCATGGCCGGCCTGGAGGAAGGAGAGAAGACCCCCTTGAAGTAA